The Xiphophorus couchianus chromosome 5, X_couchianus-1.0, whole genome shotgun sequence genome includes a region encoding these proteins:
- the dpy30 gene encoding protein dpy-30 homolog isoform X1 gives MKLILNPVGPVSGLVLESEDQSSEELQHASHVINALRVSDHTDPDQSMEGHTPVSENPHAEFGLTENLQRTVENEKASAEKLSKQKVDLQALPTRAYLDQTVVPILLQGLSILAKERPPNPIEYLAAFLLKNKSQFEERS, from the exons ATGAAGCTGATCCTAAACCCAGTCGGTCCAGTTAGCGGTTTGGTTCTGGAATCAGAGGACCAATCCAGTGAAGAGCTGCAGCATGCTAGTCACGTGATCAATGCACTGCGTGTTTCCG ATCACACAGACCCAGACCAGTCCATGGAGGGACACACACCT GTCTCTGAAAACCCTCACGCTGAGTTTGGCCTGACCGAGAACCTGCAG CGGACGGTGGAGAACGAGAAGGCGAGCGCGGAGAAGCTGTCCAAGCAGAAGGTGGACCTGCAGGCGCTGCCGACCCGGGCCTACCTGGACCAGACCGTGGTTCCCATCCTGTTGCAGGGCCTGTCCATCCTGGCCAAGGAGAG GCCTCCCAACCCTATCGAATATCTggcagcgttcctcctgaagaACAAATCCCAGTTCGAGGAGCGGAGCTAA
- the dpy30 gene encoding protein dpy-30 homolog isoform X2 translates to MADDHTDPDQSMEGHTPVSENPHAEFGLTENLQRTVENEKASAEKLSKQKVDLQALPTRAYLDQTVVPILLQGLSILAKERPPNPIEYLAAFLLKNKSQFEERS, encoded by the exons ATGGCGGACG ATCACACAGACCCAGACCAGTCCATGGAGGGACACACACCT GTCTCTGAAAACCCTCACGCTGAGTTTGGCCTGACCGAGAACCTGCAG CGGACGGTGGAGAACGAGAAGGCGAGCGCGGAGAAGCTGTCCAAGCAGAAGGTGGACCTGCAGGCGCTGCCGACCCGGGCCTACCTGGACCAGACCGTGGTTCCCATCCTGTTGCAGGGCCTGTCCATCCTGGCCAAGGAGAG GCCTCCCAACCCTATCGAATATCTggcagcgttcctcctgaagaACAAATCCCAGTTCGAGGAGCGGAGCTAA